The Pseudomonas asiatica genome has a segment encoding these proteins:
- a CDS encoding transglycosylase SLT domain-containing protein, giving the protein MQRCWLIFLLTLGLTLTGPAHARVPGPQQNIAPAKVRDLQQIRTSQVLRVLVNQSRNSSGEVKGEPVGIEYYRLRALEHYLNARAADGQEIQLKLIPRAKEQLLGALARGEGDLAAPGELLDPAVVRGVSSSAPVLDQVPLLLVGRKGERSFSHVEQLSGRTVALTSASAAGPLIQQVNQQLALRKRAPIKVEWVDSTLAVEDVLEMVQAGIYHLTVVEQPIARRWARVMPRLRLDSRVKLGAPQAMRWYVRPDAPQLQATVDRFLQGYRAPDNQDAAFERIYRRQYRVHDPLASKNRQRLTALRAVLQKHGEAQQIDWLNLAALAFKESTLNPAARGTGGAHGLMQITPSAAQRVGVSNTATVDGNVQASARYLALIRRKFFASAKINERERMAFVLAAYNLGPERVQAMRAEARRRGLNGDQWFFQTERVAMEQVGMGPVNFVNSVNKYFVAFNRERAALERVAKR; this is encoded by the coding sequence ATGCAGCGATGCTGGCTCATTTTCCTGCTGACGCTTGGGCTGACCTTGACCGGGCCTGCCCACGCGCGCGTGCCGGGACCGCAGCAGAACATCGCGCCGGCCAAGGTCCGTGACCTGCAACAGATTCGCACCAGCCAGGTGCTGCGGGTGCTGGTCAACCAGAGCCGCAACAGCTCCGGTGAGGTCAAGGGCGAGCCGGTCGGCATCGAATACTATCGCCTCCGTGCCCTGGAACATTACCTCAATGCCCGCGCCGCCGACGGCCAGGAGATCCAGCTCAAGCTGATCCCGCGGGCCAAGGAGCAGTTGCTCGGCGCCCTGGCCCGGGGCGAGGGTGACCTGGCCGCGCCGGGTGAGCTGCTCGACCCCGCCGTGGTGCGTGGGGTCAGCAGCAGCGCGCCGGTGCTCGACCAGGTGCCGCTGCTGCTGGTGGGGCGCAAGGGCGAGCGCAGCTTCAGCCATGTCGAGCAGTTGTCCGGGCGTACCGTGGCCCTGACCAGCGCCAGTGCCGCCGGCCCGTTGATCCAGCAGGTCAACCAGCAACTGGCGCTGCGCAAGCGCGCGCCGATCAAGGTAGAGTGGGTCGACTCGACCCTGGCGGTGGAGGATGTGCTGGAAATGGTCCAGGCCGGCATCTATCACCTGACCGTGGTCGAGCAGCCGATCGCCCGGCGCTGGGCCCGGGTGATGCCGCGCCTGCGCCTGGACAGCCGCGTAAAGCTGGGGGCGCCGCAAGCCATGCGTTGGTATGTGAGGCCCGATGCGCCGCAGTTGCAGGCCACGGTCGATCGCTTTCTGCAGGGCTACCGCGCACCGGACAACCAGGACGCCGCGTTCGAGCGCATCTACCGCCGCCAGTACCGGGTGCACGACCCATTGGCCAGCAAGAATCGCCAGCGCCTGACCGCGCTGCGGGCGGTGCTGCAGAAACACGGTGAGGCGCAGCAGATCGACTGGCTCAACCTGGCCGCGCTGGCCTTCAAGGAGTCGACGCTCAACCCGGCAGCGCGCGGCACCGGAGGGGCCCATGGCCTGATGCAGATCACCCCTTCGGCGGCGCAGCGTGTGGGGGTGAGCAACACCGCCACGGTGGATGGCAATGTCCAGGCCAGCGCCCGTTACCTGGCGCTGATCCGGCGCAAGTTCTTTGCCAGCGCCAAGATCAACGAGCGCGAGCGCATGGCCTTCGTGCTGGCGGCCTACAACCTGGGCCCCGAGCGCGTCCAGGCCATGCGCGCCGAAGCGCGGCGGCGCGGGCTGAATGGCGACCAGTGGTTCTTCCAGACCGAACGTGTCGCCATGGAGCAGGTGGGCATGGGGCCAGTCAACTTCGTCAATAGCGTCAACAAGTACTTTGTAGCGTTCAACCGGGAGCGTGCCGCGCTGGAGCGTGTGGCTAAACGCTGA
- the greB gene encoding transcription elongation factor GreB → MSTNIITTEGHEALKKELDHLWRVYRPEITQKVTWAASLGDRSENADYQYNKKLLREIDRRVRYLRKRLEDVKVVAYSPQQEGKVFFGAWVEIENDEGETMKFRIVGYDEIYGRNDYISIDSPMARALLKKEEGDEVVVHTPTGEATWYVNSITYGQ, encoded by the coding sequence TTGAGTACCAACATCATCACCACGGAAGGCCATGAGGCGCTGAAGAAAGAACTGGACCACCTGTGGCGGGTATACCGCCCGGAGATTACCCAGAAGGTTACCTGGGCGGCATCGCTGGGCGACCGCAGCGAGAATGCCGACTACCAGTACAACAAGAAGCTGCTGCGCGAGATCGACCGCCGGGTGCGTTACCTGCGCAAGCGTCTTGAAGATGTGAAGGTGGTGGCCTACTCGCCGCAGCAGGAGGGCAAGGTGTTTTTCGGTGCCTGGGTGGAGATCGAGAACGACGAGGGCGAGACCATGAAGTTTCGCATTGTCGGGTATGACGAGATCTATGGGCGCAATGACTACATCTCGATCGACTCGCCCATGGCTCGTGCCTTGCTGAAGAAGGAGGAGGGTGATGAGGTGGTGGTGCACACACCTACCGGTGAAGCGACCTGGTATGTGAACAGCATCACTTACGGCCAGTGA
- a CDS encoding DoxX family protein produces MNNATLNALFSTRAGAGLSVIRILVGIIFIAHGAQKLFGMFGGYGLEGTGQWMESIGLAPGYLMALLSGSAEFFGGLALVIGLLARPAALVLAVTLVVAIFSVHIGNGLFMSNNGYEFGLALLAGTVAVLIEGAGRFSLDRLIAR; encoded by the coding sequence ATGAACAACGCTACCCTCAACGCTCTGTTCTCCACCCGCGCCGGTGCTGGCCTGAGCGTCATCCGTATCCTGGTCGGCATCATCTTCATTGCGCATGGTGCGCAAAAACTGTTTGGCATGTTCGGTGGCTATGGCCTGGAAGGCACCGGCCAGTGGATGGAGAGCATCGGCCTGGCCCCGGGTTACCTGATGGCCCTGCTGTCCGGTAGTGCCGAATTCTTCGGCGGCCTGGCCCTGGTGATCGGCCTGCTGGCCCGCCCGGCGGCCCTGGTGCTGGCGGTGACCCTGGTGGTGGCGATCTTCTCGGTGCACATCGGCAACGGCCTGTTCATGTCCAACAACGGCTATGAGTTCGGCCTGGCCCTGCTGGCTGGCACCGTCGCGGTACTGATCGAAGGCGCTGGCCGCTTCTCGCTGGACCGCCTGATCGCCCGCTGA
- a CDS encoding TatD family hydrolase translates to MQLIDIGVNLTNSSFHDQQAAIVERALEAGVTQMVLTGTSLAVSEQALELCQQLDASGAHLFATAGVHPHDAKTWDAGSERQLRQLLNETRVRAVGECGLDFNRDFSPRPLQEKALEAQLALAAELHLPVFLHERDASERLLAILKDYRDHLTGAVVHCFTGERDALFAYLDMDLHIGITGWICDERRGTHLHPLVGNIAEGRLMLESDAPYLLPRSLRPKPKNGRNEPAFLPEVLREVALHRGESTEQTAAHTTATAQAFFQLP, encoded by the coding sequence ATGCAACTGATCGATATCGGCGTCAACCTGACCAACAGCAGTTTCCACGACCAGCAGGCGGCAATCGTCGAGCGCGCCCTTGAGGCCGGGGTCACGCAGATGGTGCTGACGGGCACCAGCCTGGCGGTCAGCGAACAGGCGCTGGAGCTGTGCCAGCAACTGGATGCGAGCGGCGCGCACCTGTTCGCCACGGCAGGCGTACACCCTCATGATGCCAAAACCTGGGATGCCGGCAGCGAGCGCCAGTTGCGCCAGTTGCTGAATGAAACACGCGTGCGCGCCGTGGGCGAATGCGGCCTGGACTTCAACCGCGACTTCTCCCCTCGCCCGCTGCAGGAAAAAGCCCTGGAGGCACAGTTGGCACTGGCTGCCGAGCTGCATCTGCCGGTGTTCCTGCACGAACGCGACGCCAGCGAACGCCTGCTGGCGATCCTCAAGGATTACCGCGACCACCTGACCGGCGCAGTGGTGCACTGCTTTACCGGCGAGCGCGACGCGCTGTTCGCCTACCTGGACATGGACCTGCACATCGGTATTACCGGCTGGATCTGCGACGAACGCCGTGGCACCCACCTGCACCCGCTGGTGGGCAACATTGCCGAGGGGCGGCTGATGCTGGAGAGCGATGCGCCTTACCTGCTGCCGCGCAGCCTGCGGCCCAAGCCGAAGAACGGGCGCAACGAACCAGCGTTCCTGCCGGAGGTGTTGCGTGAAGTGGCCTTGCACCGGGGCGAGTCGACCGAACAGACGGCGGCGCATACCACGGCAACGGCGCAGGCGTTTTTCCAACTCCCCTGA